The genomic segment CGTTCTCGCCGCGCTGCGCGGTATGACGCGGCCGGGCTATAATCTCGACGGCTTGCAGACCACCACGGGGAATATCGCGCCGCTGGCGATCGTCAACGGACCTTGCCGCAATCGCTTGGCGATCAACTATGGCGCCAACGCGCTTGGCCAGGGTTGGCGCGCCAACGCTACCATCGGCCGGGCGATTCGTTTAGTCATGACCAATATCGGCGGTGCTCGACCGGGTAGTTTCGACAAGTCGACATTGGGGCAGCCGGCGAAATACAGCTTTTGTTTCGCTGAAAATGAAGAAGAGAGTCCGTGGCAACCGTTTCATGTCGAACGCGGCCTGGTGCGCGAATGCGACACTGTGCATATGTTCGGCGCCAGCGGCGTTTATAGCGCCGTCGACATGGCGAGCCAATCGGCGCCAGGGTTGCTGAAGACTTTCGCATTGACAATGACCGGTGGTTTGGCCAGCGGCGTGACCTCTACGGAGGTTCTTTGGGTGATCTGTCCTGAACATGCGGCGCTCTTCGCTCGGGATGGTTTTTCCAAAGAGAGATTGCGCGCCGAGCTGTTCGCGCTCGCGCGCGTGCCCTACGACAAGATCGCCGATGAAAATTTAGCATTGCTCGCCAAGCGACGGCCGCTCTGGTTCAAACCCGGCGCGGTGCGCGAGGTTGGCGTGGTCGATCGACCGGAAGATATTTGGCTCGTCGTCGCCGGCGGCGCTGGCGCTAAGTCGGCGTATATTCCAGGGCGCACCGCGACGAGAATGCAGACAGTGGCGGTGGAGGATGGTGGAGTGGTGTGATGGAGTACTGGAGTGATGGAGTAATGGGTCGGATTCGGAAGAACGTAATACGGGTGATGTTTTTCGGCGTAGGGTTAATGCCGGTGCTTGTCCATGCGCAAGTAAAATCGATCATCATCGGCGAAGGCGGGCGCGGGGCGATGTATTTGCCGGCGTATATCGCTGAGGAAAAAGGTTTCTTCAAACGGCGCGAGCTGGACACGCGCATGGTGACGTTTAGCCGCAGCAACGACATCAATGCTCTGGTTTCAGGCGATATTCAGTTCGATTTGACCGCGCCGGATAAAGTCGTCCATAGTGCTCTGGGCGGCTTTCCGGTGAAAATGGTGATGGGCACGGCGCGCGGTTTGAACCTCGCCTTGACGGTGCATCCGTCGATCCGCTCGGCGGCCGATCTCAAGGGCAAGTCGGTGGCGATCACCGGCTTTTCCGGATTGCCGTATACCGGGCTGCTGCTCTGTTTACGGGAGCTGGGCTTGACCAAGGAGCAGGTGGTGCCGCTCAATATCGGTGGTAAATCGGCGCGCTTCGAAGCCTTGCTCGGCAATCGCGTGCCGGCAGCGATTCTCGACCCGCCATACACGACGTTGGCGGCGAAGGAGGGTTACCGCTTGCTGGTCGATCTCGCGCCATTGGATGTGCCCTATTTACGAAACATCGTCGCGGTGTCGGAGAAAACTTTGCGTGACGAATCCCGCACCGTGGCGCGCTTCGTCGCCGGCCTGGCTGAGGGAATGCAGTATTATCGCAACAAAGCTAACAAAGACGACAGCATGAAAATCTTGGCCAAGTATCTGCGCCTGCCGCTGGATAAAAACCGCATCATGATCGAGGAGGGCTACGAAACCTATCGCGACATGATGTTGAAAAAGCCTTACGCCGATCCCCATGCGATGAAACTTCTGATGGATATCATCGCCGAGTCCAATCCTAAGGCGAGGAGCGTTAACGTCGCGGCGCTGATCGACTCGTCCTTCGTCGAGCGCTTGGACCGCGAAGGGATGTTCGATCGGTAGAGTCGAACGACTCGCCGGGGTTGTTAAGTTTACAATTCGTCCTGCAAGCGGCCGATGACTTTGCGCCAGATTTTACCGTCGGCGCTGGTTTGGCCTTTCTTCGATTCCATCTGCGCCAGCACCTGGCTTTTTTCCCGCAGCTCGCCATTCAATGTTTCGCATTCGCTGGAGAGGCGCTTGATCAGATTGCCGATCTCGGTCTCCTTTTCGGCGGTGGCTTGTAGCAGCGTGTCTTTTTCTTTCAGTTTCGCTTCGAGAATTTGCAATTCGTTTTGGCTGTCGCGCAGCCGTTGTTCCAAGTTGACGATCTTGGCGCGGAACTCCAGCTCCATCGCTTTGACTTCGCGATTTTTGCTTTGCAGCGTTTCGTCGCGGTTGGCGATTTGCAGTTTGAGTTCGTCGAGTTCCCGATGCAGCGGTTCGAGTTCCTGTTTCAATCGCGCTTCATGGTCTTGCACCGACTGGGTGGTTTGCGGTTGGCGGTTGAGCAGGGCGTCGTATTCGCTGCGCAAATGGATGAACTCCTTTTCGCGCTGAATGCGAAAGATTTCTTTTTGACGCAATTGGCTCTCGAGCATCTCGATGCGTTCCCGAGAATGCTGCTCCAGGCGGGTCATCGACAGGTGCTGCTCGCGAAACTGACCGTTGGCTTGTTCCAACTGACGGCGCAGAAAGTGAATCTCGGTCTGGCGATTCTCTTCCATGCGTTGGGCCGACTCCGACTGGCGAATGGCCGTGCTGCACGCGCGATCGGCGAGGGACGTGAGTTTGTTGATGTAGTTGAGCAGGTGCTCGGCCTGAACTTCGATATCGATGACATTGTCCGACGCTTCGGTTAGGGCAAAGGAGGGCAATGCGGGGAGCGCAATGACTTGCGATGATTGTGTTTCGACGGTTTTAGTCTCAGGCAGACTCTGCGGTGGTCGATCGTATTGCATTGCGCCAAATAGCTCCCAATTACGTGTTGGTGATAAACCCAGAACGGTCACTCATTCGTTGAGCAAATCCCATTCCATGATCGATTATCGCGGCTCGCGCCAGCAACGGTTTGAAACTACCCGATGCCGATTCCCCGGCGCCGCTGATTGGTCGCATAGGGCGCGTAGAATTCACAAAACTGTTCGTTTCGGTGTGAGTTCGCCGGATGATCGTGATACGTAAAAAGGTGGTCGGGGCGGTTATCCGCGGCCGATGGTCGACAAAGCAAATCGATGTTCACTCGAACGAATTTATCGAGGGGGTTGCTGCTCATGGCGATGCTTTTCGGATGCGACTCGTTTCAAGTGGGCGGCCTGGTGCAGTCCGGCCGTCAAGCGCTGCTCAAGAAAAATTTTCCCGAGGCGCTTGGCTACTTCGAACATGCGGCCGGTAAAGATCCCGACTACGTTTACACTTCGGCGCACTTTAAAGAAGGGATCTGGACCTATGTCGGGCGCAGCCAATATGTCACGGCTGGATTTGCCGCGGCACGGCAATCTTTGGAACGCGCTTTGAAAAGCGCGCGACGACGATTATCTGGCGCAGCTCTATCTCGGTCTGGTGTTGGTAAGAAGCGCAGACTCGACGCAAGGTTTGCGCGAACTGCAAAACGGATTGCAGGGGCTTTACGATTGGATCGAATACATCGTTTCGAGCCGCTCTTCGGAGGCGTATTGGGATCCCAATAAACAAATTCGTAACGAGATCAAAAAAGCTTTGGCGCTGATCGCCGAGGGCAGCGGCGATCATGCGAAGATCATCGCCAGCGCTGAATGGCTTGGCCAGGAAATCGAGGAGGAGATCGAGCGTGCGCGGCGCGACG from the Deltaproteobacteria bacterium genome contains:
- a CDS encoding ABC transporter substrate-binding protein: MEYWSDGVMGRIRKNVIRVMFFGVGLMPVLVHAQVKSIIIGEGGRGAMYLPAYIAEEKGFFKRRELDTRMVTFSRSNDINALVSGDIQFDLTAPDKVVHSALGGFPVKMVMGTARGLNLALTVHPSIRSAADLKGKSVAITGFSGLPYTGLLLCLRELGLTKEQVVPLNIGGKSARFEALLGNRVPAAILDPPYTTLAAKEGYRLLVDLAPLDVPYLRNIVAVSEKTLRDESRTVARFVAGLAEGMQYYRNKANKDDSMKILAKYLRLPLDKNRIMIEEGYETYRDMMLKKPYADPHAMKLLMDIIAESNPKARSVNVAALIDSSFVERLDREGMFDR